Proteins found in one Salvia splendens isolate huo1 chromosome 10, SspV2, whole genome shotgun sequence genomic segment:
- the LOC121752641 gene encoding uncharacterized protein LOC121752641, with protein sequence MSSMTKAVKSLQLTPQPQAVAVMRCGLCQGGHHTDQCSSLQGPPIEDVNYIGNNGQGFNQGNQYSNQQNWRPQQSNWNQSGPSNNSGNQWRTNTQPPGYEKKPSVEDQLGQILSFMTKSQKENESFKERTVEKFGQMEATLRNLETQIGQIATASHTRIPNAIPSDTVPNPKGFEQCKAVKLRSGKDLESPIMLDAQNGSNILHAGADKLFGSQTSHAGADEGIEWATTEARECQQEKEESTMSDIHKKNPLSPAMDPKCPFNFPDFIPPPPFPVENKKKGRKIIQEKGLDWMMNIIRKVNVDVSLDLIAKKEKIQDDGVVILSAFCSQFVKGKMPAKRRDPGSCVIPCEMGDKEFPKCLLDQGSGISLMALKTARSIGLEARIEPIDIDLQLADHSIVKPKGIIEDVLVKVDRFVLPVDFIVLEMEEDKDTPILFGRPFLATGDVVIETKTNTVMFRVDGENVVIKQEKAGKRLLEPG encoded by the exons ATGTCGTCGATGACAAAGGCAGTGAAATCGCTGCAACTGACTCCTCAACCCCAAGCAGTGGCAGTGATGAGATGTGGATTGTGTCAAGGAGGGCATCATACTGATCAATGTTCTAGTCTTCAAGGACCACCAATCGAGGATGTGAACTACATTGGCAACAATGGCCAAGGGTTTAACCAAGGCAACCAATACAGCAATCAGCAGAATTGGAGGCCTCAGCAATCGAACTGGAATCAAAGTGGTCCTAGCAACAACTCGGGGAACCAATGGAGGACAAACACTCAACCCccgggttatgagaagaagccatcGGTAGAAGATCAATTGGGACAGATACTCTCCTTCATGACcaagagtcaaaaggagaatgaGAGCTTCAAAGAAAGGACGGTAGAGAAGTTTGGTCAGATGGAGGCTACATTGAGGAATCTCGAGACTCAAATTGGGCAGATTGCTACAGCATCTCACACAAGAATTCCTAATGCTATCCCGAGTGATACGGTGCCCAATCCTAAAGGTTTTGAACAGTGCAAGGCAGTTAAGTTAAGAAGTGGAAAGGATCTTGAGTCTCCAATCATGCTAGATGCACAAAATGGCTCGAACATCttgcacgcaggggcggacaaGTTGTTTGGCTCACAAacctcgcacgcaggggcggacgagggGATTGAGTGGGCTACTACCGAAGCTAGGGAATGtcaacaagaaaaagaagagtcAACCATGAGTGATATCCACAAGAAGAATCCACTAAGTCCGGCAATGGACCCGAAGTGTCCATTTAATTTTCCAGATTTTATCCCGCCACCACCTTTCCCAGTCGAGAATAAGAAGAAGggtaggaaaataattcaagagaAAGGACTCGATTGGATGATGAACATTATCAGGAAAGTTAATGTAGATGTGTCCCTG GATCTTATTGCGAAAAAGGAGAAGATACAAGACGATGGTGTGGTGATATTGAGCGCATTTTGCTCACAATTTGTGAAGGGAAAGATGCCGGCAAAGAGAAGAGACCCTGGAAGCTGTGTGATCCCATGTGAGATGGGAGATAAGGAGTTCCCAAAGTGCCTACTTGATCAAGGCTCGGGAATATCATTGATGGCTCTGAAAACCGCACGGTCAATCGGTCTAGAAGCGAGGATTGAACCAATCGACATTGACCTACAATTGGCGGATCATTCAATTGTGAAACCAAAAGGTATCATCGAGGATGTCTTGGTGAAGGTTGATAGATTTGTACTCCCGGTTGACTTCATTGTCCTAGAGATGGAAGAGGACAAGGATACGCCTATCCTATTTGGTAGGCCATTTTTAGCAACCGGTGATGTTGTGATAGAGACCAAGACAAATACGGTCATGTTTCGAGTAGATGGAGAGaatgtggtgatcaagcaagagAAGGCGGGGAAGCGCCTATTGGAGCCTGGATAG